A section of the Pseudomonas flavescens genome encodes:
- a CDS encoding DUF2388 domain-containing protein: MPIARTLAFFSLFSLAAGASASSFLVTTDTLVNALAASIEGTSDATSSVVDNKVVLAAKDDAASFVASQGTLRGAHLEAALQHIRGRLPTLQADDGQLAQAILAL; this comes from the coding sequence ATGCCAATCGCCCGCACCCTCGCGTTCTTCAGCCTGTTCAGCCTGGCCGCTGGCGCCTCTGCCAGCAGCTTTCTGGTGACGACCGATACGCTGGTCAATGCCCTGGCTGCCAGTATCGAAGGCACCTCGGACGCGACCTCCTCGGTCGTCGACAACAAGGTCGTTCTGGCCGCCAAAGACGACGCTGCCAGCTTCGTCGCCAGCCAGGGCACCCTGCGTGGTGCGCATCTGGAAGCCGCCCTGCAGCACATCCGCGGCCGCCTGCCGACCCTGCAAGCCGACGACGGCCAACTGGCGCAGGCCATCCTCGCGCTTTGA
- a CDS encoding DUF2388 domain-containing protein, giving the protein MKRPLFAAAASLALFAGAVQAQTLVATSNIIVRALDRTIDFTSDTTTSVRDMKVVVEARDDAASFVASQGDIRGAQLEAAFGALRSQVPEAQNASDQVLAEAILAL; this is encoded by the coding sequence ATGAAGCGTCCGTTGTTCGCCGCCGCTGCATCCCTTGCCCTGTTCGCCGGCGCCGTTCAGGCCCAGACCCTGGTGGCCACCAGCAATATCATCGTCCGCGCCCTCGACCGCACCATCGACTTCACCTCGGACACCACCACGTCGGTCCGCGACATGAAAGTGGTGGTCGAAGCGCGTGACGACGCCGCCAGCTTCGTAGCCAGCCAGGGCGACATCCGCGGTGCCCAGCTGGAAGCCGCCTTCGGCGCCCTGCGCAGCCAGGTCCCCGAAGCGCAGAACGCCTCCGATCAGGTACTGGCCGAAGCCATTCTCGCCCTGTGA
- a CDS encoding glycosyltransferase → MLSRKFVLNLVVFLAIAALFTGIWALYNRPVTAPDWPEQISGYSYSPFRQGQNPQTGVYPSDQEMRTDLELLSKQTDSIRTYSVDDALDKIPLLAEEFGLRVTLGVWISPDEERNEREITKAIEIANTSRSVVRVVVGNEALFRREVTVKQLTAYMDRVRSAVKVPVTTSEQWHIWEEYPELADHADLIAAHVLPYWEFMRMQDSTQFTLDRARDLKKLFPKKPLLLSEVGWPSNGRVRGGAEATQADQAIYLRTLVTTLNAQGYNYFVIEAFDQPWKAGDEGSVGAYWGVYNLDRNPKFNFEGPVVAIPQWRLLAVASVVMALLSLALMLIDGSALHQRGRTFLTFVAFAGGSALVWIGYDYSQQYSTWFSMLVGLLLGIGAIGVFIVLLTEAHELAETVWTQRRRPFTPVLGDSDYRPKVSIHVPCYNEPPEMVKQTLDALANLDYPDFEVLIIDNNTKDPAVWEPVRDYCEELGPRFRFFHVAPLHGFKGGALNYILPHTAPDAEVVAVIDSDYCVDRNWLKHMVPHFADPSIAVVQSPQDYRDGEESTFKKLCYAEYKGFFHIGMVTRNDRNAIIQHGTMTMIRRTVMDELKWADWTICEDAELGLRVFEKGYSAAYAHDSFGKGLMPDTFIDYKKQRFRWAYGAIQIMKGHARELLAGKGSELKRGQRYHFVAGWLPWVADGLNIFFTAGALLWSAAMIIVPQRVDPPLLIFAIPPLALFLFKVGKIIFLYQRAVGVNLKDAACAAVAGLALSHTIAKAVLYGAFTKSIPFFRTPKMRSSHGLMVALAEAREEVFIMLLLWGGALGIAIVQGLPSYDVKFWVVMLLVQSLPYLAALIMALLSSQPKPLEIPVVQSEAENA, encoded by the coding sequence ATGCTTTCGCGCAAGTTCGTCCTCAATCTGGTTGTATTTCTGGCAATTGCCGCCCTGTTCACCGGTATCTGGGCGCTCTACAACCGCCCGGTCACCGCGCCGGACTGGCCCGAGCAGATTTCCGGTTATTCCTACTCACCATTCCGTCAGGGGCAGAACCCGCAAACGGGCGTCTACCCGAGCGACCAGGAAATGCGCACGGATCTCGAACTGCTTTCCAAGCAGACCGACAGCATCCGAACCTATTCGGTGGATGATGCCCTGGACAAAATTCCACTGCTCGCCGAGGAGTTCGGCCTGCGCGTGACGCTGGGGGTGTGGATCAGCCCTGACGAGGAGCGCAACGAGCGCGAAATCACCAAGGCCATCGAGATCGCCAATACCTCGCGCAGCGTCGTGCGCGTAGTGGTCGGCAACGAGGCGTTGTTCCGCCGCGAGGTTACCGTCAAGCAGCTGACCGCCTACATGGATCGGGTGCGCTCGGCGGTCAAGGTGCCGGTCACCACCTCCGAGCAGTGGCACATCTGGGAGGAGTACCCGGAGCTGGCCGACCACGCGGACCTGATCGCGGCCCACGTGCTGCCGTATTGGGAATTCATGCGCATGCAGGATTCCACGCAGTTCACCCTCGATCGCGCCCGTGACCTGAAGAAGCTGTTCCCGAAAAAACCACTGCTGCTCTCCGAGGTCGGCTGGCCGAGCAATGGCCGCGTGCGCGGTGGCGCCGAAGCGACCCAGGCGGATCAGGCCATCTACCTGCGGACCCTGGTCACCACGCTGAACGCCCAGGGCTACAACTACTTCGTGATCGAGGCGTTCGACCAGCCGTGGAAAGCCGGTGACGAAGGTTCCGTGGGCGCCTACTGGGGCGTCTACAACCTCGACCGCAATCCCAAATTCAACTTCGAAGGGCCGGTCGTGGCCATTCCGCAATGGCGCTTGCTGGCGGTTGCCTCGGTGGTCATGGCGCTGCTTTCCCTGGCCTTGATGCTCATCGACGGCAGTGCCCTGCACCAGCGTGGGCGCACCTTCCTGACCTTCGTCGCGTTCGCTGGCGGCTCGGCACTGGTGTGGATCGGCTACGACTACAGCCAGCAGTACAGCACCTGGTTCAGCATGCTGGTCGGGCTGCTGCTCGGCATTGGCGCCATCGGCGTGTTCATCGTCCTGCTCACCGAGGCCCACGAACTGGCCGAGACGGTGTGGACGCAACGACGGCGGCCCTTCACGCCGGTGCTCGGCGACAGCGATTACCGCCCCAAGGTGTCGATCCACGTGCCGTGCTACAACGAGCCGCCGGAGATGGTCAAACAGACCCTGGATGCCCTGGCCAACCTCGACTATCCGGACTTCGAAGTCCTGATCATCGACAACAACACCAAGGATCCCGCGGTGTGGGAGCCGGTGCGCGACTATTGCGAAGAGCTCGGCCCACGCTTCCGCTTCTTCCACGTGGCGCCGCTGCATGGTTTCAAGGGCGGCGCGCTGAACTACATCCTGCCGCACACCGCGCCGGATGCCGAAGTGGTGGCGGTGATCGACTCCGACTACTGCGTCGACCGCAACTGGCTCAAGCACATGGTGCCGCACTTCGCCGATCCGTCGATCGCCGTGGTGCAATCGCCGCAGGACTATCGCGACGGTGAGGAAAGCACCTTCAAGAAGCTCTGCTACGCCGAGTACAAGGGCTTCTTCCACATCGGCATGGTGACCCGCAACGACCGCAACGCGATCATCCAGCACGGCACCATGACCATGATCCGCCGCACCGTGATGGACGAGCTGAAGTGGGCCGACTGGACCATCTGCGAAGACGCCGAGCTCGGCCTGCGCGTGTTCGAGAAAGGCTATTCGGCCGCCTATGCCCATGACAGCTTCGGCAAGGGGCTGATGCCGGATACCTTCATCGACTACAAGAAGCAGCGCTTCCGCTGGGCCTACGGCGCCATTCAGATCATGAAGGGGCACGCCCGCGAACTGCTTGCTGGCAAAGGCAGCGAACTCAAACGCGGCCAGCGTTATCACTTCGTCGCGGGCTGGCTGCCGTGGGTAGCCGATGGCCTGAACATCTTCTTCACCGCTGGCGCCCTGCTCTGGTCGGCAGCGATGATCATCGTGCCGCAACGGGTCGACCCACCGCTGCTGATCTTCGCGATTCCGCCCCTGGCCCTGTTCCTGTTCAAGGTCGGCAAGATCATCTTCCTGTATCAGCGGGCAGTGGGGGTCAACCTCAAGGATGCGGCCTGCGCGGCGGTGGCCGGGCTGGCGCTGTCGCACACCATCGCCAAGGCGGTGCTGTACGGGGCCTTCACCAAGAGCATCCCGTTCTTCCGTACGCCGAAGATGCGCTCCAGCCATGGCCTGATGGTGGCCCTTGCGGAAGCTCGCGAAGAAGTCTTCATCATGCTCCTGCTGTGGGGCGGCGCGCTGGGTATCGCCATCGTTCAGGGCCTGCCCAGCTACGACGTGAAGTTCTGGGTGGTCATGCTGCTGGTGCAGTCGTTGCCTTACCTGGCCGCGCTGATCATGGCACTGCTTTCCTCGCAGCCCAAACCGCTGGAGATTCCCGTGGTGCAGAGCGAGGCCGAAAACGCCTGA
- a CDS encoding DUF7844 domain-containing protein, with amino-acid sequence MLALLVSTASHAQLKLTLDDNQLNSAERRASQTLLDEAVEAMPARLREALDRDVKVRWVALPERIYGRAGRLSGVELNASLLPALTDGSAANAATGRPHGTVRRELLATVLHEVTHLYDRGAFWGAEQRRLLQRCQRQNHSLGAVGLPAECRGQTERRFTLSDDPRLLELAGWPQRVGTRGERDQRNGQVARSPDIYELSNAREFVAVNMEYFLLDPEYACRRPSLARLFSEHFGWSPANAAPCGTGYAYLNAGRDFDKQALANLDPERVYEVDYLLAEANQNMASRWGHSMLRLVICAPGRPRGPDCRLDLDQHLVLSYRAFVGDVQLSSWDGLTGAYPSRLFVLPLAQVIEEYTKVELRSLASVPLTLPRERLEQLVARAVEQHWSYDGDYFFVSNNCAVETLKLLRSGTDLPRLQDLDSITPIGLLEVLEARGLADSSMLEDSREALRLGYRFDSFRDRYQAMFKVLQQRLPIREQRVEDWLEQPSSERRQWFEQADLRASAAMLLLEQAAMRRQLLLSQDELKQRYLTGRAAKDPNLDKAGDALEQILAGTGFLSRPAELLEGGYGLPQQGEWQRLESETRNRQQQLSLLSADLDEEVRRLLEPQRLAELEANEANLKLLGEHLRKLHKASGGLQL; translated from the coding sequence ATGCTGGCCTTGCTGGTCAGCACGGCCAGTCACGCCCAGCTCAAACTGACGCTGGATGACAACCAGCTGAACAGCGCCGAACGCCGGGCCAGTCAGACGCTGCTCGACGAAGCCGTGGAGGCCATGCCTGCACGGCTGCGCGAGGCACTCGATCGTGACGTCAAAGTGCGCTGGGTCGCACTGCCCGAGCGAATCTATGGTCGCGCCGGGCGCCTCAGCGGTGTCGAACTCAATGCCAGCCTCCTGCCCGCTCTCACCGACGGCAGCGCAGCGAATGCCGCCACCGGACGCCCCCATGGCACCGTGCGCCGCGAATTGCTGGCAACCGTGCTCCATGAAGTGACACACCTCTATGATCGCGGTGCTTTTTGGGGCGCCGAGCAGCGCAGGCTGCTGCAACGCTGCCAGCGCCAGAACCACAGCCTGGGTGCGGTCGGTCTGCCGGCTGAATGCCGTGGCCAGACCGAGCGCCGCTTCACCCTCAGCGACGATCCACGCCTGCTCGAACTGGCCGGCTGGCCACAGCGCGTCGGCACCCGGGGTGAACGCGACCAGCGCAATGGCCAGGTGGCACGCAGCCCGGACATCTACGAACTGAGCAATGCCCGCGAGTTCGTCGCGGTGAACATGGAGTACTTTCTCCTCGACCCCGAATATGCCTGTCGCCGCCCTTCCCTGGCGCGCCTGTTCAGCGAGCATTTCGGCTGGTCACCGGCTAACGCCGCGCCTTGCGGTACTGGCTACGCCTACCTCAATGCAGGCCGCGATTTCGACAAGCAGGCGCTGGCCAACCTCGATCCCGAGCGGGTCTACGAGGTGGATTATCTGCTCGCCGAAGCCAACCAGAACATGGCCAGCCGCTGGGGCCACAGCATGTTGCGCCTGGTGATCTGCGCACCGGGCCGCCCGCGCGGGCCGGACTGCCGACTCGATCTCGACCAGCACCTGGTGCTGTCCTACCGCGCCTTCGTCGGTGACGTCCAGTTGTCGAGCTGGGACGGCCTCACCGGCGCCTACCCATCGCGCCTGTTCGTGCTGCCCCTGGCCCAGGTGATCGAGGAGTACACCAAGGTCGAACTGCGCAGCCTGGCCTCAGTGCCGCTGACCTTGCCCCGCGAACGCCTCGAGCAACTGGTCGCCCGCGCCGTCGAGCAACACTGGAGTTACGACGGCGACTACTTCTTCGTCTCCAACAACTGCGCAGTGGAGACCCTCAAGCTGCTGCGTAGCGGTACCGATCTGCCGCGCCTGCAGGATCTCGACAGCATCACCCCCATCGGCCTGCTGGAAGTGCTCGAGGCACGCGGCCTGGCCGACAGCAGCATGCTCGAGGACTCCCGTGAAGCGCTGCGCCTGGGCTACCGCTTCGACTCGTTCCGCGACCGCTACCAGGCCATGTTCAAGGTATTGCAGCAACGCCTGCCGATCCGTGAACAGCGCGTCGAGGACTGGCTGGAGCAGCCGTCCAGCGAACGTCGTCAGTGGTTCGAACAGGCAGACCTGCGCGCCAGTGCTGCCATGCTGCTGCTCGAGCAGGCCGCGATGCGCCGTCAGTTGCTGCTCTCCCAGGACGAACTCAAGCAGCGCTACCTGACCGGCCGAGCCGCCAAGGACCCGAACCTGGACAAGGCCGGCGACGCGCTGGAGCAGATCCTCGCCGGCACCGGCTTTCTCAGTCGCCCGGCGGAACTGCTCGAGGGCGGCTATGGCCTGCCGCAACAAGGCGAATGGCAGCGCCTGGAAAGCGAAACCCGCAATCGCCAGCAGCAACTGAGCCTGCTCAGCGCCGACCTCGACGAGGAA
- the dapE gene encoding succinyl-diaminopimelate desuccinylase, whose amino-acid sequence MTALSPTLELACDLIRRPSVTPLDEGCQELMMRRLAALGFAIEAMRIEDVDNFWASHGSQDGPVLCFAGHTDVVPTGPVQAWQHGPFEALIDEQGMLCGRGAADMKGSLASMIIAVERFVAEHPNHKGRITFLITSDEEGPAHHGTKAVVERLAARNERLDWCIVGEPSSTSLVGDVVKNGRRGSLGATLTVRGIQGHVAYPHLAKNPIHLAAPALAELAAEHWDDGNAFFPPTSFQVSNLNAGTGATNVIPGELSAVFNFRFSTESPVEGLQQRVNAIFDKHGLDYHIEWALSGLPFLTEPGALLDAVSASIRSVTGRETTPSTSGGTSDGRFIATLGTQVVELGPVNATIHQVNERVLASDLDVLTEIYYQTLVKLLA is encoded by the coding sequence ATGACGGCCCTGTCCCCCACCCTCGAGCTCGCCTGCGATCTGATTCGCCGGCCATCCGTCACGCCACTGGATGAAGGCTGCCAGGAGCTGATGATGCGTCGTCTCGCGGCCCTGGGTTTTGCCATCGAAGCGATGCGCATCGAGGACGTGGACAACTTCTGGGCGAGCCATGGCAGCCAGGACGGTCCGGTGCTGTGCTTCGCCGGCCACACCGACGTGGTGCCCACCGGCCCGGTGCAGGCCTGGCAGCACGGCCCGTTCGAAGCGCTGATCGACGAGCAGGGCATGCTCTGCGGCCGTGGCGCCGCCGACATGAAGGGCAGCCTGGCGTCGATGATCATCGCCGTCGAGCGCTTCGTCGCCGAGCACCCGAACCACAAGGGCCGTATCACCTTTCTGATCACCAGCGACGAAGAAGGCCCCGCCCACCATGGCACCAAGGCCGTGGTCGAGCGACTGGCCGCGCGCAACGAGCGCCTCGACTGGTGCATCGTTGGCGAACCGTCGAGCACGTCGCTGGTCGGCGACGTGGTGAAGAACGGCCGCCGTGGCTCCCTGGGGGCGACCCTCACCGTACGCGGGATCCAGGGCCACGTGGCCTACCCGCACCTGGCGAAGAACCCGATTCACCTGGCCGCCCCGGCCCTGGCCGAACTGGCCGCCGAGCACTGGGACGACGGCAATGCGTTCTTCCCGCCGACCAGTTTCCAGGTTTCCAATCTGAATGCCGGCACCGGTGCGACCAACGTCATTCCTGGCGAGCTGAGCGCGGTGTTCAACTTCCGTTTCTCCACCGAATCGCCCGTCGAAGGCCTGCAGCAACGGGTCAACGCCATCTTCGACAAGCACGGCCTGGACTATCACATCGAATGGGCGCTGTCGGGCCTGCCATTCCTCACCGAGCCCGGCGCCCTGCTCGATGCGGTCAGCGCCAGCATCCGTAGCGTGACCGGTCGCGAAACCACGCCAAGCACCAGCGGCGGCACGTCCGATGGGCGCTTCATCGCCACCCTGGGCACCCAGGTGGTCGAGCTCGGCCCGGTCAACGCGACCATTCACCAGGTCAATGAACGGGTACTGGCCAGCGATCTCGATGTACTCACCGAGATCTACTACCAGACTCTGGTCAAGCTGCTCGCCTGA
- a CDS encoding putative RNA methyltransferase — translation MLSCPICQAPLQAVDNGVACPANHRFDRARQGYLNLLPVQHKNSRDPGDNAAMVEARRRFLDGGHYAPLAARLAQLAAGYGPQQWLDIGCGEGYYTAQIAEALPEADGYALDISREAVKRACKRAPQLSWLIASMARVPLADASCQLLASVFSPLDWQEAKRLLAPGGGLLRMGPTRDHLIELRQQLYDEVRDYDDQKHLELIPPGMHLAHSETLSFPLLLATPEARADLLAMTPHGWRASAERRAAVIAESFEVTVAIRYDWIERDAP, via the coding sequence ATGCTCAGTTGCCCGATCTGCCAGGCGCCGCTGCAGGCCGTCGACAACGGCGTGGCCTGCCCGGCCAACCACCGCTTCGACCGTGCGCGCCAGGGTTACCTCAACCTGCTGCCGGTACAGCACAAGAACAGCCGTGACCCGGGCGACAATGCCGCCATGGTCGAGGCACGCCGACGCTTTCTCGATGGCGGTCACTACGCGCCGCTGGCCGCCAGACTGGCACAGCTGGCAGCCGGTTACGGCCCGCAGCAGTGGCTGGATATCGGTTGCGGCGAAGGTTATTACACCGCGCAGATCGCCGAGGCGCTGCCAGAGGCGGATGGTTATGCCCTGGATATCTCCCGTGAAGCGGTGAAGCGTGCCTGCAAGCGTGCCCCCCAGTTGAGCTGGTTGATCGCCAGCATGGCCCGCGTGCCGCTGGCCGACGCCAGCTGTCAGTTGCTGGCCAGCGTATTCAGCCCACTGGACTGGCAGGAGGCCAAACGCCTGCTCGCCCCCGGTGGCGGCCTGCTGCGCATGGGGCCGACTCGCGACCACCTGATAGAGCTTCGTCAGCAGCTCTACGATGAGGTGCGCGACTACGATGACCAGAAACACCTCGAGCTGATCCCGCCGGGCATGCACCTGGCGCACAGCGAAACCCTGAGCTTCCCGCTGCTGCTCGCCACGCCAGAGGCGCGGGCCGACCTCCTGGCGATGACACCCCATGGCTGGCGCGCCAGCGCGGAACGCCGCGCTGCGGTGATTGCCGAAAGCTTCGAAGTGACCGTCGCCATCCGCTACGATTGGATCGAGCGTGACGCCCCCTAA
- a CDS encoding NAD(P) transhydrogenase subunit alpha, with the protein MDLISDGIYNLIIFVLAIYVGYHVVWNVTPALHTPLMAVTNAISAIVIVGAMLAAALTVTPLGKTMGTLAVALAAVNVFGGFLVTRRMLEMFKKKAPKAPVEK; encoded by the coding sequence ATGGATCTGATTTCCGACGGCATCTACAACCTGATCATCTTCGTGCTGGCCATCTATGTCGGCTACCACGTGGTATGGAACGTCACCCCGGCCCTGCACACCCCGCTGATGGCCGTGACCAACGCGATTTCCGCCATCGTCATCGTCGGCGCCATGCTCGCCGCCGCACTGACCGTCACCCCCCTGGGCAAGACCATGGGCACCCTGGCCGTGGCCCTCGCGGCGGTCAACGTCTTCGGTGGCTTTCTGGTCACTCGGCGAATGCTGGAAATGTTCAAGAAGAAGGCCCCGAAAGCCCCGGTGGAGAAGTAA
- a CDS encoding DUF1127 domain-containing protein — MERTLSSDLLVDNSSKSATSLPLNFLATLLLWQRRIVSRRQLARLDTRLLADAGISESQRYAELSKPFWR; from the coding sequence ATGGAACGTACCCTCAGTTCCGATCTGCTCGTCGACAACTCGTCCAAATCTGCCACCAGCCTGCCGCTGAATTTCCTCGCTACTCTGCTCCTGTGGCAGCGTCGCATCGTCAGCCGTCGCCAACTGGCGCGCCTCGACACTCGCCTGCTGGCCGATGCCGGCATCAGCGAAAGCCAGCGTTACGCCGAACTGAGCAAACCGTTCTGGCGTTGA
- a CDS encoding Re/Si-specific NAD(P)(+) transhydrogenase subunit alpha: protein MHIGVPLETHAGETRVAATPETIKKLIGQGHQVTVQSGAGIAASITDSAYEAAGASIGDATAAFNAALILKVVAPDDTELARMQPGTVLVGMLNPFSVETIERMNARGITAFALEAAPRTSRAQSLDVLSSQANIAGYKAVMLAANHYPRFMPMLMTAAGTVKAARVLILGAGVAGLQAIATAKRLGAVIEASDVRPAVKEQIESLGAKFVDVPFETDEERECAEGVGGYARPMPASWMERQARAVHERAKQADIVITTALIPGRKAPTLLHEATVAEMKPGSVVIDLAAIQGGNCPLTELDKVVIKHGVTLVGHGNLPALVAADASALYARNLLDFLKLVIDEKGAFHLNLEDDIVAACLMCKDGEIVRINK, encoded by the coding sequence GTGCACATTGGTGTTCCTCTCGAAACCCATGCAGGCGAAACGCGGGTTGCCGCGACGCCGGAAACCATCAAGAAGCTGATAGGCCAGGGCCATCAGGTCACCGTTCAAAGCGGTGCCGGCATCGCAGCCAGCATTACCGACAGCGCCTATGAAGCGGCGGGTGCGAGCATTGGCGATGCCACGGCAGCATTCAACGCAGCCCTGATCCTCAAGGTGGTAGCGCCGGACGACACCGAGCTGGCGCGCATGCAGCCCGGCACCGTGCTGGTCGGCATGCTCAACCCGTTCAGCGTCGAGACCATCGAGCGCATGAACGCGCGCGGCATCACCGCCTTCGCTCTGGAGGCGGCGCCGCGTACCTCCCGTGCCCAGAGCCTGGACGTGCTGTCGTCCCAGGCCAACATCGCCGGCTACAAGGCGGTGATGCTGGCAGCCAACCACTACCCGCGCTTCATGCCGATGCTGATGACTGCCGCCGGTACGGTGAAAGCCGCTCGAGTGCTGATCCTAGGTGCCGGGGTCGCCGGCCTGCAGGCGATCGCCACGGCCAAACGACTGGGCGCGGTGATCGAGGCTTCCGATGTGCGTCCTGCGGTGAAGGAGCAGATCGAATCCCTGGGTGCCAAGTTCGTCGACGTGCCGTTCGAGACCGATGAGGAGCGCGAATGCGCCGAAGGCGTCGGCGGTTACGCCCGCCCGATGCCTGCCTCGTGGATGGAGCGCCAGGCCAGGGCCGTGCACGAACGGGCCAAACAGGCCGACATCGTCATCACCACGGCGCTGATTCCAGGCCGCAAGGCGCCCACGCTTTTGCACGAAGCCACCGTCGCCGAAATGAAACCGGGCTCGGTCGTCATCGATCTGGCTGCCATTCAGGGCGGCAACTGCCCCCTGACGGAACTGGACAAGGTGGTGATCAAGCACGGCGTAACCCTGGTCGGCCACGGCAATCTGCCGGCCCTGGTCGCCGCCGATGCCTCGGCGCTGTATGCCCGCAACCTGCTCGACTTTCTCAAGCTGGTGATCGACGAGAAAGGCGCCTTCCACCTCAACCTGGAAGACGACATCGTCGCTGCCTGCCTGATGTGCAAAGACGGCGAGATCGTGCGCATCAATAAATGA
- a CDS encoding NAD(P)(+) transhydrogenase (Re/Si-specific) subunit beta, which translates to MSMNLITLLYLVASVCFIQALKGLSHPTTSRRGNAFGMIGMSIAVLTTLGLIYKLGSELAVQGIGYVIVGLLVGGTAGSIMAKRVEMTKMPELVAFMHSMIGLAAVFIAIAAVVEPQSLGIVAAISDPIPHGNRLELFLGAAIGAITFSGSVIAFGKLSGKYKFRLFQGAPVQFAGQHLINLAVGLAILALGLYFTFTGNLTAFAVLVALAFIIGVLIIIPIGGADMPVVVSMLNSYSGWAAAGIGFSLNNSMLIIAGSLVGSSGAILSYIMCKAMNRSFFNVILGGFGGATDAGPAAGSGEQRPVKSGSADDAAFLLGNADSVIIVPGYGLAVARAQHALKELTEKLAHKGVTVKYAIHPVAGRMPGHMNVLLAEAEVPYDQVFEMEDINAEFGQADVVLVLGANDVVNPAAKNDPKSPIAGMPILEAFKAKTIIVNKRSMASGYAGLDNELFYLDKTMMVFGDAKKVIEDMLKAVD; encoded by the coding sequence ATGAGCATGAACCTGATCACCCTCCTCTACCTCGTGGCCTCGGTGTGCTTCATCCAGGCGCTCAAGGGCCTGTCGCACCCGACCACCTCGCGGCGCGGTAACGCCTTCGGCATGATCGGCATGAGCATCGCCGTGCTCACCACCCTCGGCCTTATCTACAAACTCGGCAGTGAACTGGCCGTGCAGGGCATCGGCTACGTGATCGTCGGCCTGCTGGTCGGCGGCACCGCAGGTTCGATCATGGCCAAGCGCGTGGAGATGACCAAGATGCCGGAACTGGTCGCCTTCATGCACAGCATGATCGGCCTGGCCGCCGTGTTCATCGCCATCGCCGCAGTGGTCGAGCCACAGTCCCTGGGTATCGTCGCAGCGATCAGCGACCCGATTCCCCATGGCAATCGCCTGGAGCTGTTCCTTGGCGCAGCGATTGGCGCCATCACCTTCTCCGGCTCGGTGATCGCCTTCGGCAAACTGTCTGGCAAGTACAAGTTCCGTCTGTTTCAGGGTGCGCCGGTACAGTTCGCCGGTCAGCACCTGATCAACCTGGCTGTTGGCCTGGCGATCCTCGCGCTCGGCCTGTACTTCACCTTCACCGGTAATCTGACCGCGTTCGCCGTGCTGGTGGCCCTGGCCTTCATCATCGGCGTGCTGATCATCATCCCGATTGGCGGCGCCGACATGCCGGTGGTGGTGTCGATGCTCAACAGCTACTCGGGCTGGGCGGCGGCCGGCATCGGTTTCTCGCTGAACAACTCGATGCTGATCATCGCAGGCAGCCTGGTCGGCTCGAGCGGCGCGATCCTCTCGTACATCATGTGCAAGGCGATGAATCGCTCGTTCTTCAACGTCATTCTCGGCGGCTTCGGTGGCGCCACGGATGCCGGCCCGGCAGCGGGTAGCGGCGAGCAGCGGCCCGTGAAATCGGGCTCGGCCGACGATGCCGCCTTCCTGCTCGGCAATGCCGACAGCGTGATCATCGTTCCCGGCTACGGCCTGGCCGTGGCCCGCGCACAGCATGCCCTGAAGGAGTTGACCGAAAAACTCGCGCACAAGGGCGTTACGGTCAAATACGCCATCCATCCGGTAGCCGGACGCATGCCAGGGCACATGAACGTATTGCTGGCAGAAGCCGAAGTGCCGTACGACCAGGTGTTCGAGATGGAAGACATCAATGCCGAGTTCGGTCAGGCGGATGTGGTGCTGGTGCTCGGTGCCAACGACGTGGTCAATCCGGCAGCGAAGAACGACCCCAAATCGCCCATCGCCGGCATGCCGATCCTCGAAGCCTTCAAGGCCAAGACCATCATCGTCAACAAGCGCTCGATGGCCAGCGGCTACGCCGGCCTGGACAACGAACTGTTCTATCTGGACAAGACCATGATGGTATTCGGCGACGCCAAGAAGGTCATCGAAGACATGCTCAAGGCCGTCGATTGA